From Bacillota bacterium, the proteins below share one genomic window:
- the nrfD gene encoding polysulfide reductase NrfD, with amino-acid sequence MQEVAQRETGALIEGKHTYESITHKIASVAMGYRHPLAWYVVTAIAAAGVFMLITSIAWLLLRGVGIWGINQPVGWGFAIINFVWWIGIGHAGTLISAILLLLRQQWRTSINRFAEAMTIFAVMCAGMFPLLHVGRPWVAYWLLPIPNWTGAWPQFRSPLIWDVFAVTTYFTVSLLFWFTGLIPDFATLRDRAKKRIAQIIYGVLAMGWRNSAKHWHRYESAYLLLAGLSTPLVVSVHSIVSLDFAVSLLPGWHTTIFPPYFVAGAIYSGFAMVLTLVIPIRAWYKMQDVLTMKHLDWMAKIMLATGLIVFYGYIMEIFTALYSGHSAETFLVANRFFGPYAPYFWALLVCNGLIPQALWSPKVRQNVALLFVISLIVNVGMWLERFVIVVTSLHRDFLPSSWGMYYPTIWDVALFAGTIGFFTFMMFLFVRFVPMISIFEMRDLLHQTDRHRQAPAGAPATPVATTEVRS; translated from the coding sequence ATGCAAGAGGTGGCACAGCGAGAGACCGGTGCGCTGATTGAGGGGAAGCATACTTACGAGAGCATCACCCACAAGATTGCCTCTGTGGCGATGGGTTATCGGCATCCCCTCGCGTGGTACGTCGTCACTGCCATCGCGGCGGCAGGCGTGTTCATGCTCATCACCTCCATCGCGTGGCTGCTGCTGCGCGGTGTGGGCATCTGGGGTATCAACCAGCCCGTCGGGTGGGGTTTTGCTATCATCAACTTTGTCTGGTGGATTGGTATCGGTCACGCGGGCACGCTGATTTCAGCCATTCTCTTGCTCCTGCGCCAGCAGTGGCGAACGTCCATCAACCGCTTTGCGGAAGCGATGACCATCTTCGCGGTCATGTGCGCCGGCATGTTCCCGCTGTTGCACGTCGGACGTCCGTGGGTGGCTTACTGGCTGCTGCCCATCCCCAACTGGACGGGAGCATGGCCGCAGTTCCGCAGCCCGCTCATCTGGGACGTCTTCGCGGTGACCACCTACTTCACGGTCTCGTTGCTGTTCTGGTTCACGGGGCTCATCCCTGACTTCGCCACCCTGCGCGACCGCGCCAAGAAGCGAATCGCCCAGATTATTTACGGCGTGCTGGCGATGGGTTGGCGCAACTCCGCCAAGCACTGGCATCGGTATGAATCGGCGTATCTGCTGCTGGCGGGGCTTTCCACGCCTCTGGTGGTATCGGTGCACAGCATCGTGAGCCTTGACTTCGCGGTGTCGCTGCTACCCGGCTGGCACACCACCATTTTCCCACCATACTTCGTGGCGGGAGCCATCTACTCGGGCTTCGCAATGGTGCTGACGCTGGTCATACCCATCCGCGCCTGGTACAAGATGCAGGACGTTCTGACCATGAAGCACCTGGACTGGATGGCGAAGATTATGCTCGCTACGGGACTGATTGTTTTCTACGGCTACATCATGGAGATATTCACCGCGCTGTACAGTGGTCACAGCGCAGAGACGTTCCTCGTCGCGAACCGTTTCTTCGGTCCCTATGCTCCGTACTTCTGGGCGCTGCTGGTGTGCAACGGTCTGATACCGCAGGCGCTATGGTCACCGAAGGTGCGACAGAACGTAGCCTTGCTGTTCGTCATCTCGCTGATAGTCAACGTGGGCATGTGGCTGGAGCGGTTCGTCATCGTGGTCACCAGCCTGCACCGCGACTTCCTGCCATCCTCGTGGGGCATGTACTATCCCACCATCTGGGATGTGGCGCTGTTCGCAGGAACCATCGGCTTCTTTACCTTCATGATGTTCCTGTTCGTGCGTTTCGTGCCGATGATTTCTATCTTTGAGATGCGCGACCTGTTGCATCAGACCGACAGGCATCGGCAAGCACCCGCAGGTGCTCCGGCGACACCCGTTGCCACCACGGAGGTGAGGTCATGA